A section of the Streptomyces xinghaiensis S187 genome encodes:
- a CDS encoding potassium channel family protein: MDDEDAVRRWEHRGQLPLITASLLYLAAYTLTVLDQEASPAWRLAWSMTMFVTWALFAADYLVRLALSRHRWTFVRGHWLDVIVLVLPALRPLALVRYLYRRRRRRRSPLLSLEGQVMAYSGLTALLLGFVGALSVYRAERGAREATIENFGDALWWVCVTLSTTGYGDVAPVTLHGRLVGVLLMSVGVGLIGAVVGVFSSWLVQSFRQREEEDAGGGGGGP; encoded by the coding sequence GTGGACGACGAGGATGCGGTACGGCGGTGGGAACACCGGGGTCAGCTGCCGCTGATCACGGCCTCCCTGCTCTACCTGGCGGCCTACACCCTCACGGTGCTGGACCAGGAGGCCTCACCGGCCTGGCGGCTCGCCTGGTCCATGACCATGTTCGTCACCTGGGCCCTGTTCGCCGCCGACTATCTGGTGCGGCTGGCGCTCAGCCGGCACCGCTGGACGTTCGTACGGGGGCACTGGCTGGACGTGATCGTCCTGGTTCTGCCCGCGCTCCGGCCGCTGGCCCTGGTCCGGTATCTGTACCGGCGCCGACGCCGGCGCCGGAGCCCGCTGCTGTCCCTGGAGGGACAGGTCATGGCGTACAGCGGCCTGACCGCGCTGCTGCTGGGCTTCGTCGGCGCCCTGTCCGTCTACCGCGCCGAGCGCGGTGCGCGGGAGGCGACCATCGAGAACTTCGGAGACGCCCTGTGGTGGGTCTGCGTCACGCTGTCCACCACCGGTTACGGGGACGTGGCGCCGGTGACCTTGCACGGCCGGCTCGTCGGCGTGCTCCTGATGAGCGTGGGCGTCGGGCTGATCGGTGCGGTGGTCGGCGTGTTCTCGTCCTGGCTGGTGCAGAGCTTCCGGCAGCGCGAGGAGGAGGACGCGGGCGGGGGTGGCGGCGGTCCGTGA
- a CDS encoding OsmC family protein — protein sequence MTTQQRALYTTAVESRPGVTEVRVSGDGGRTLPVVNPTAPGGLDERSGWSPEQLYAAAVATCMHQALELAAGVRGSDAAGSSVTAEVSLEHDGALRYSLAADVTIELPGLEGDARSDLIDEAIRFCPLAANVRVSGD from the coding sequence ATGACGACCCAGCAGCGCGCGCTCTACACCACGGCGGTCGAGTCCCGGCCGGGGGTGACGGAGGTCCGTGTGAGCGGGGACGGGGGCCGGACGCTGCCCGTGGTGAACCCCACGGCGCCCGGTGGGCTCGACGAACGGTCCGGCTGGAGTCCCGAACAGCTGTACGCGGCGGCCGTGGCGACGTGCATGCACCAGGCGCTCGAACTGGCGGCCGGGGTCCGCGGCTCGGACGCGGCCGGCAGCAGCGTCACCGCCGAGGTGTCCCTGGAGCACGACGGCGCCCTGCGCTACTCCCTGGCCGCGGACGTCACCATCGAGCTGCCCGGGCTGGAGGGGGACGCCCGGTCGGACCTGATCGACGAGGCGATCCGCTTCTGCCCGCTGGCGGCGAACGTCCGCGTCAGCGGCGACTGA
- a CDS encoding universal stress protein produces MLHSVVAGVDGSPQSLTAADWAAREAVLRGRPLRIVCAREALPSDAEKALGPQNGYAWAEERLEQLERRLRERHPDLPVEILRESGSPVENVLGQDAELLVLGSRGLTGVAGHLMGSVSLAVVGRSERPVVLVRAGYDPGAPEHGAVAVGFDFHHEADEPVAFAFEAAAARGAVIRAVHVWDAQRAYGWATIPQDMEVLDEYEAPARRYLADAVAPWRERYPSVGITEEVVRGSAGPGLITAGTGTDLLVVGHRVRGKGRPSPLGHVTHAVLHHAPCPVAVVPHG; encoded by the coding sequence TTGCTGCATTCGGTTGTCGCGGGGGTCGACGGATCCCCGCAGAGCCTGACCGCCGCGGACTGGGCGGCGCGCGAAGCGGTGCTCCGCGGCCGGCCGCTGCGCATCGTCTGCGCCAGGGAGGCGCTGCCGAGCGACGCGGAGAAGGCCCTGGGCCCGCAGAACGGGTACGCCTGGGCGGAGGAGCGGCTGGAGCAGCTCGAGCGGCGCCTCCGCGAGCGCCATCCGGATCTGCCGGTGGAGATCCTGCGGGAGTCCGGGTCTCCCGTGGAGAACGTCCTCGGCCAGGACGCCGAGCTGCTGGTGCTCGGTTCCCGCGGGCTGACCGGCGTGGCCGGGCATCTCATGGGCTCGGTGAGTCTGGCCGTCGTCGGCCGCTCCGAGCGGCCCGTGGTCCTCGTACGGGCCGGGTACGACCCCGGTGCGCCCGAGCACGGGGCCGTCGCCGTCGGCTTCGACTTCCACCACGAGGCGGACGAGCCCGTCGCGTTCGCCTTCGAGGCCGCCGCCGCCCGCGGCGCCGTGATCAGGGCCGTCCACGTCTGGGACGCCCAGCGCGCCTACGGCTGGGCCACGATCCCGCAGGACATGGAGGTGCTCGACGAGTACGAGGCACCGGCGAGACGGTATCTCGCCGACGCGGTCGCCCCGTGGCGGGAGAGGTACCCGTCGGTCGGGATCACCGAGGAGGTGGTCCGCGGCAGTGCCGGTCCCGGTCTCATCACCGCCGGTACGGGCACCGATCTGCTGGTCGTCGGCCACCGCGTCCGCGGGAAGGGCCGCCCCTCACCGCTCGGCCACGTCACCCACGCGGTGCTGCACCACGCGCCCTGCCCGGTCGCGGTGGTCCCGCACGGCTGA
- a CDS encoding alpha/beta hydrolase, producing MRRTKALPLGIATSAVAATALVGVSLATISDTAEATADTLRWGSCKDTEQKSGGSGEPKTPKKPGEDPMSRLECAALEVPLDYRDPDGGKIDIAVSRLTSENPSKRRGVLLVNPGGPGLAGLGYPAALAVSGLPQEVQDSYDLIGFDPRGVGRSTPVTCDLTPEQLEHRPVYARTAADVTKEADHARDVARQCAGSKTSWMLPHVSTANTARDMDRIRAALGESKISYFGGSYGTYLGAVFTTLFPGKSDRIVLDSNLGPKGYDLSAARLFGRGMEDRFPDFAKYAAAHPEYGLGGTREQVERKFHALAERLEKKPAQGYDGARFRTDTFSKLYLDSSMPLVAKTWQALDTGRPLPPSPPTPDAENATSSRYYVTCNDSRWPSAIGVYRRNTAVDREKYPMMGGSTANIGPCAFWPDERTEPQVRIGDRGPSNVLMVQNERDPGTPLAGAKKLRKAFGKRATMVTADQGGHGLYPNAANTCANDAVTTYLTTGKRPAHDVACSAEQPSGQPGA from the coding sequence ATGCGCCGGACGAAGGCCCTGCCCCTCGGCATCGCCACCTCCGCTGTGGCGGCGACCGCCCTCGTGGGGGTGTCGTTGGCGACGATCTCGGACACCGCCGAGGCGACGGCCGACACCCTGCGGTGGGGCTCGTGCAAGGACACGGAGCAGAAGTCCGGGGGCAGCGGGGAGCCGAAGACGCCGAAGAAGCCCGGCGAGGACCCCATGTCCCGGCTGGAGTGCGCGGCGCTCGAAGTCCCCCTGGACTACCGGGACCCGGACGGCGGCAAGATCGACATCGCCGTCTCCCGGCTGACGAGCGAGAACCCCTCGAAGCGCCGCGGCGTGCTGCTGGTGAACCCGGGCGGCCCGGGACTGGCGGGCCTCGGCTACCCGGCCGCGCTCGCCGTCTCGGGGCTGCCGCAGGAGGTGCAGGACTCGTATGACCTGATCGGTTTCGACCCGCGCGGTGTCGGCCGCAGTACGCCGGTGACCTGCGACCTCACGCCCGAGCAGCTGGAGCACCGGCCGGTGTACGCGCGGACCGCGGCCGATGTCACGAAGGAGGCGGACCACGCGAGGGATGTCGCCCGGCAGTGCGCCGGCTCGAAGACCTCGTGGATGCTGCCGCACGTCAGCACCGCGAACACCGCCCGCGACATGGACCGGATCAGGGCCGCCCTCGGCGAATCGAAGATCTCGTACTTCGGCGGCTCCTACGGCACCTACCTCGGTGCGGTCTTCACGACGCTCTTCCCCGGGAAGAGCGACCGGATCGTGCTGGACAGCAACCTCGGCCCGAAGGGGTACGACCTCAGCGCCGCGCGGCTGTTCGGCCGGGGCATGGAGGACCGGTTCCCGGACTTCGCGAAGTACGCCGCCGCGCACCCGGAGTACGGCCTGGGCGGCACGCGGGAGCAAGTAGAGCGCAAGTTCCACGCGTTGGCGGAGCGGCTGGAGAAGAAGCCGGCTCAGGGATACGACGGGGCGCGCTTCCGCACGGACACGTTCAGCAAGCTGTACCTCGACTCCAGCATGCCCCTGGTGGCGAAGACCTGGCAGGCTCTCGACACGGGCCGGCCGCTGCCGCCGAGTCCGCCGACGCCGGACGCGGAGAACGCCACGTCCTCCCGTTATTACGTGACCTGCAACGACAGCCGCTGGCCGAGCGCGATCGGGGTCTACCGGCGCAACACCGCGGTGGACCGCGAGAAGTACCCGATGATGGGCGGGTCCACCGCCAACATCGGACCCTGCGCCTTCTGGCCGGACGAGCGCACCGAGCCGCAGGTGCGGATCGGTGACCGCGGTCCGTCGAACGTCCTCATGGTGCAGAACGAGCGCGACCCGGGCACGCCGCTGGCCGGCGCGAAGAAGCTGCGGAAGGCGTTCGGCAAGCGGGCCACGATGGTCACCGCCGACCAGGGCGGCCACGGCCTCTACCCGAACGCCGCCAACACCTGCGCGAACGACGCGGTGACCACGTACCTGACCACCGGGAAGCGCCCGGCCCACGACGTGGCCTGCTCCGCGGAGCAGCCGAGCGGACAGCCGGGCGCGTAG
- a CDS encoding MMPL family transporter: MSSLPPNAAPVPPGAGVAHGPGPLGRLGAWAAGHTRLVLLAWLVVVAALGVFAPQVNSALSGAGWQADGSESVRVRELAREHFGGNASSALQVVVSADRQVTDPSVRRVIAGVVRELEADDRVSEVIRPRPGATVSPDGRTAIVLGGAAADTNDMVRAADDLKEPLEDLSRNGITVHATGSSVLWSDFNEANHDAMIRAEVLSWPVTLAVLVLAFGSLVAAGLPLLLTLAGLVASAGCLVLLNELTPISVWAMNFAMMFALALGIDYALFLVMRFRGALSRADTPVRAVTETMDTAGKAVLLSGITVVISLSAVMLVPAPAFRSMAGGIMLAVLFVLAATLTLLPAVLGGLGHRVNAVALPWVKAGEHRSPVFAAWGERLWRRPLLYGAASLAVLVALAVPVFGLRTAMPSITVVDEDASARAGYAAVSEAFGPGAPGTLQVITPSVRANDTAAVLERSPGLAAVLPAQPAPDGSGLSMIQAVPEVGPSDPALGGTLDDLRATLPEEALVGGAAAENLDLQKLLSDKAPLVIGVVLVLGFALLLLALQAPLISALGTLASLLSTGAAFGAARLIFQEGWGAGPLGFTSQGFLDAWAPVFFFAMIFAIAMDYTVFLLSSAKEHFERSGDPRDAMVGSLAHSGRVIFAAAGVMVAVFFTFALAKPLPPKEMGIVLGVAVLLDALLVRLVLLPVLLRLTGRAAWWSPAWLRRILPDVRFAHD; this comes from the coding sequence ATGAGCTCCCTGCCACCGAACGCCGCACCCGTGCCGCCGGGTGCCGGCGTGGCCCACGGACCGGGGCCGCTGGGCCGGCTGGGCGCCTGGGCCGCCGGCCACACCAGGCTCGTCCTCCTCGCCTGGCTGGTGGTCGTGGCCGCCCTGGGCGTCTTCGCCCCGCAGGTCAATTCGGCCCTGTCGGGCGCGGGCTGGCAGGCGGACGGCTCGGAGTCGGTCCGGGTCCGCGAGCTCGCCCGGGAGCACTTCGGCGGCAACGCCTCGTCCGCCCTGCAGGTGGTGGTCTCCGCCGACCGGCAGGTGACGGACCCCTCGGTACGGCGGGTCATCGCCGGGGTCGTGCGGGAGCTGGAGGCCGACGACCGCGTCTCCGAGGTGATCCGGCCGCGCCCCGGGGCCACCGTCAGTCCCGACGGGCGCACCGCCATCGTGCTCGGCGGCGCCGCCGCGGACACCAACGACATGGTGCGGGCCGCCGACGACCTCAAGGAGCCCCTGGAGGACCTGTCGCGGAACGGCATCACCGTGCACGCCACCGGTTCCTCGGTGCTGTGGAGCGACTTCAACGAGGCCAATCACGACGCGATGATCCGCGCGGAGGTGCTGTCCTGGCCGGTGACGCTGGCCGTCCTGGTGCTGGCCTTCGGCTCACTCGTCGCCGCCGGGCTGCCGCTGCTGCTGACCCTGGCCGGGCTGGTCGCCTCGGCCGGCTGTCTGGTCCTGCTCAACGAGCTGACGCCGATCTCCGTCTGGGCGATGAACTTCGCGATGATGTTCGCCCTCGCGCTCGGCATCGACTACGCCCTGTTCCTGGTGATGCGCTTCCGCGGCGCCCTGAGCCGGGCGGACACGCCCGTCCGGGCGGTCACCGAGACCATGGACACCGCGGGCAAGGCCGTGCTGCTCTCCGGGATCACCGTCGTGATCAGCCTGTCCGCCGTGATGCTGGTGCCCGCGCCGGCCTTCCGGTCCATGGCCGGGGGGATCATGCTCGCGGTGCTCTTCGTGCTCGCCGCCACCCTGACCCTGCTCCCGGCCGTGCTGGGCGGGCTCGGCCACCGGGTGAACGCCGTGGCGCTGCCCTGGGTGAAGGCGGGCGAGCACCGTTCGCCCGTGTTCGCCGCCTGGGGCGAGCGCCTGTGGCGCCGTCCGCTGCTCTACGGCGCGGCGTCGCTGGCCGTCCTGGTGGCGCTGGCCGTCCCGGTGTTCGGGCTGCGCACCGCGATGCCGTCGATCACCGTGGTGGACGAGGACGCCTCGGCGCGGGCCGGTTACGCGGCCGTGAGCGAGGCGTTCGGTCCCGGTGCCCCCGGCACCCTTCAGGTGATCACTCCGAGTGTCCGGGCGAACGACACCGCCGCCGTGCTGGAGCGGTCTCCCGGCCTCGCGGCCGTCCTGCCCGCGCAGCCCGCCCCGGACGGCTCCGGGCTGTCGATGATCCAGGCCGTACCGGAGGTGGGCCCCTCGGATCCGGCCCTGGGCGGGACGCTCGACGACCTGCGCGCCACCCTGCCCGAGGAGGCGCTGGTGGGCGGCGCCGCGGCGGAGAACCTCGACCTGCAGAAGCTGCTGAGCGACAAGGCCCCGCTGGTCATCGGCGTGGTCCTGGTCCTCGGTTTCGCCCTGCTCCTGCTGGCCCTGCAGGCGCCGCTGATCTCGGCGCTGGGCACCCTGGCCAGCCTGCTGTCGACGGGTGCCGCGTTCGGCGCCGCCCGGCTGATCTTCCAGGAGGGCTGGGGCGCCGGTCCGCTGGGCTTCACCTCTCAGGGTTTCCTGGACGCCTGGGCCCCGGTGTTCTTCTTCGCCATGATCTTCGCGATCGCCATGGACTACACCGTCTTCCTGCTGTCCTCCGCCAAGGAGCACTTCGAGCGGAGCGGCGACCCGCGCGACGCGATGGTCGGCTCGCTGGCGCACTCCGGCCGGGTGATCTTCGCGGCGGCCGGGGTGATGGTCGCCGTCTTCTTCACCTTCGCCCTCGCGAAGCCGCTGCCGCCCAAGGAGATGGGCATCGTCCTCGGCGTCGCCGTCCTGCTGGACGCCCTGCTGGTACGGCTGGTGCTGCTGCCGGTGCTGCTGCGGCTGACCGGCCGGGCCGCCTGGTGGTCCCCCGCCTGGCTGCGCCGGATCCTGCCCGACGTCCGCTTCGCCCACGACTGA
- a CDS encoding BTAD domain-containing putative transcriptional regulator — protein MEFQLLGAFEARHEGRPVLGSVRRQERCLLAVLLLCPGRAVTTERLIDLLWDGAAPASARGTVHTYVGRLRAALRPYGPRIGTRHDGYALDPAGAVTDAGEFVRLVREAAAATDPAERVRLQDRALALWRGPLLAGTAGDRLRDRLGGELEELRLSALEQRAGTRLDMGLHERVAADLAAPAREHPEREGLVARRMTALYRSGRQTEALELYRETRDALAERFGVEPGEGLRGLHERVLRGDPGLDRPPAPVHAVRVRGEWLPWNTGGHPALEFCNTYAGWGGPRRPGSEWLRGYRTLAVWAGHLDLTEDHLVTRLTGRARQRPDEAAAALAEARGFRSDLYACLTDPGDVRAFKAVAAVAEEAAGLAEFVRGEDGLGLWRLSPAAGLRLPLLAVARSAAELLADARRFTVRACPGPDCGWLFPDRSGQRRWCSLGTCGSHRPR, from the coding sequence ATGGAGTTCCAACTGCTCGGCGCCTTCGAAGCCCGTCACGAGGGGCGGCCGGTACTCGGGAGCGTCCGCCGCCAGGAGCGCTGCCTGCTGGCGGTCCTGCTGCTCTGCCCGGGGCGTGCCGTCACCACCGAGCGCCTCATCGACCTCCTCTGGGACGGCGCCGCCCCGGCCTCGGCGCGCGGCACCGTCCACACCTACGTCGGCCGGCTGCGGGCCGCCCTCCGGCCGTACGGGCCGCGGATCGGCACCCGGCACGACGGCTACGCCCTCGACCCCGCCGGGGCGGTGACCGACGCCGGGGAGTTCGTCCGCCTCGTACGGGAGGCGGCCGCCGCGACGGATCCCGCCGAACGCGTCCGGCTCCAGGACCGGGCCCTCGCGCTGTGGCGGGGGCCGCTGCTCGCGGGCACCGCCGGCGACCGGCTGCGCGACCGGCTCGGCGGCGAACTGGAGGAGCTGCGGCTCTCCGCGCTGGAGCAGCGGGCCGGGACGCGGCTCGACATGGGGCTCCACGAGCGTGTGGCGGCCGATCTGGCCGCCCCGGCCCGGGAGCATCCGGAGCGGGAGGGGCTGGTCGCGCGGCGGATGACGGCGCTGTACCGGAGCGGCCGGCAGACCGAGGCGCTGGAGCTGTACCGGGAGACCCGCGACGCCCTGGCGGAGAGGTTCGGCGTCGAGCCGGGCGAAGGGCTGCGCGGCCTGCACGAACGCGTCCTGCGCGGCGACCCCGGCCTGGACCGGCCGCCCGCGCCCGTCCACGCCGTGCGGGTCCGCGGGGAGTGGCTGCCGTGGAACACCGGCGGCCACCCGGCCCTGGAGTTCTGCAACACCTACGCCGGCTGGGGCGGTCCGCGGCGGCCCGGCTCGGAGTGGCTGCGCGGCTACCGCACGCTCGCCGTCTGGGCCGGCCATCTGGACCTGACGGAGGATCATCTCGTCACCCGGCTGACCGGGCGGGCCCGGCAGCGGCCGGACGAGGCGGCGGCCGCGCTGGCGGAGGCCCGGGGGTTCCGCTCGGACCTCTACGCCTGCCTGACGGATCCCGGCGATGTGCGGGCCTTCAAGGCGGTGGCGGCCGTGGCCGAGGAGGCCGCCGGGCTCGCGGAGTTCGTGCGCGGCGAGGACGGGCTCGGACTCTGGCGCCTCTCCCCCGCCGCGGGTCTGCGGCTGCCCCTCCTCGCGGTCGCCCGCAGCGCCGCCGAACTCCTGGCCGACGCGCGGCGGTTCACCGTACGCGCCTGCCCCGGCCCGGACTGCGGCTGGCTGTTTCCCGACCGGAGCGGGCAGCGCCGCTGGTGCAGCCTCGGCACCTGCGGCAGCCACCGGCCGCGGTGA
- a CDS encoding response regulator transcription factor, with product MRDVDSEREPVRVVIVDDDQLVRMALRLIIDGEPDLAVVAEAADGNAAIGAVDEHRPDVVLMDVRMPRRDGLSATRELLGRPAPPRVLMLTTFDSDDLVLGALRSGALGFVSKDTPPARIVDAVRTVAGGDPVLSPAATARVIAAATGPQSSGSDTRTASREAARKRLAALTERELDTAHAIADGQGNPEIAERLHISVATVKAHTSSLFAKLAVENRVQIALVVRDEAE from the coding sequence ATGAGAGACGTGGACAGCGAGCGAGAGCCGGTGCGGGTCGTCATCGTCGACGACGACCAGCTGGTACGGATGGCGCTGCGCCTGATCATCGACGGCGAACCGGATCTGGCGGTCGTCGCGGAGGCGGCGGACGGGAACGCCGCGATCGGCGCCGTGGACGAACACCGGCCGGACGTCGTCCTGATGGACGTGCGGATGCCCCGCCGCGACGGCCTCAGCGCGACCCGGGAGCTGCTTGGCCGGCCCGCTCCGCCGCGCGTGCTCATGCTCACCACCTTCGACTCCGACGACCTGGTGCTCGGCGCGCTGCGCTCCGGGGCCCTCGGCTTCGTGTCCAAGGACACCCCGCCCGCGCGGATCGTCGACGCCGTACGGACGGTCGCCGGCGGTGACCCCGTACTCTCCCCCGCGGCCACCGCGCGCGTGATCGCCGCGGCCACCGGGCCGCAGTCCTCCGGTTCCGACACCCGCACCGCGTCCCGCGAAGCGGCGCGGAAGCGCCTGGCCGCACTGACCGAACGCGAACTCGACACCGCCCACGCCATCGCGGACGGTCAGGGCAACCCGGAGATCGCCGAGCGCCTGCACATCAGCGTCGCCACCGTGAAAGCGCACACCAGCAGCCTGTTCGCCAAGCTGGCGGTCGAGAACAGGGTGCAGATCGCCCTGGTGGTGCGCGACGAGGCGGAATGA
- a CDS encoding sensor histidine kinase, which translates to MDTDETPRLGGWQQAWRLGAAAAAGVPVWLSAGVLLADGQAAETGSWFATGDPLVALGCLTLLLWRRRFPLAVAMTVAIASTVSMLATGAALLALTSVSTRRRPVETGAVVLAYVVASSLAVGLYPVEDGDGATWLERAVIPALTAGIAVALGTAVGARRVEIRSLRERAESAEREQAARAAQARALERTRIAREMHDVLAHRISLVALQAGVLGHRSDLTPEESSTLLRGIADGSQQALEELRDVLGVLRAGPDRPEPPQPSLDRVPELVDDARTSGLDATLAGTVSGTPPDTLGRTCYRVVQEGLTNAAKHAPGAGVSVTLEGAAGGELRVTVRNSRANARANARTVRPPSSGFGLPGLGERVTLADGTLDHGPAPDGGYILIARLPWPHQPRER; encoded by the coding sequence ATGGACACGGACGAGACGCCCCGGCTCGGCGGGTGGCAGCAGGCCTGGCGGCTGGGGGCGGCCGCGGCGGCGGGCGTCCCGGTGTGGCTCTCCGCCGGGGTGCTGCTGGCGGACGGGCAGGCGGCGGAGACGGGCTCCTGGTTCGCCACCGGTGATCCGCTGGTGGCGCTCGGCTGCCTGACGCTGCTGCTGTGGCGGCGGCGGTTCCCGCTCGCCGTCGCCATGACGGTCGCGATCGCCTCGACCGTGTCCATGCTGGCCACCGGCGCGGCGCTCCTGGCGCTGACCTCGGTCTCCACGCGCCGCCGCCCGGTGGAGACCGGGGCGGTCGTCCTGGCGTACGTGGTCGCGTCTTCGCTCGCAGTCGGGCTCTATCCCGTCGAGGACGGTGACGGTGCGACCTGGCTGGAGCGGGCGGTGATCCCCGCGCTGACCGCGGGCATCGCGGTCGCCCTCGGTACGGCGGTCGGGGCGCGGCGCGTGGAGATACGGTCGCTGCGCGAGCGCGCGGAGAGCGCGGAGCGGGAACAGGCGGCGCGGGCGGCGCAGGCGCGCGCCCTGGAACGGACCCGGATCGCGCGGGAGATGCACGACGTGCTGGCGCACCGTATCTCCCTGGTCGCCCTGCAGGCCGGCGTCCTCGGCCACCGCTCCGACCTCACGCCCGAGGAGAGCAGCACGCTGCTGCGCGGCATCGCCGACGGCTCCCAGCAGGCACTGGAGGAACTGCGCGACGTCCTCGGGGTGCTCCGGGCCGGCCCGGACCGCCCGGAACCGCCGCAGCCCTCCCTCGACCGCGTCCCCGAACTGGTCGACGACGCCCGCACGTCGGGGCTGGACGCGACGCTCGCCGGCACGGTGTCGGGAACGCCGCCCGACACCCTTGGGCGGACCTGCTACCGAGTCGTCCAGGAGGGCCTGACCAACGCGGCCAAGCACGCCCCGGGCGCGGGCGTCAGCGTCACCCTGGAGGGAGCGGCCGGCGGCGAACTGCGTGTCACCGTCCGCAACTCTCGTGCCAACGCCCGTGCCAACGCCCGTACGGTGCGGCCGCCGTCCTCCGGTTTCGGCCTGCCCGGCCTCGGCGAACGCGTCACCCTCGCCGACGGGACGCTCGACCACGGCCCCGCACCCGACGGCGGATACATCCTCATCGCGCGGCTACCGTGGCCGCACCAGCCCCGGGAGAGATGA
- a CDS encoding CapA family protein, translating into MARAAVTLLLTGDVMLGRGVDQILPGAGDPALRETYTPDARAYVGLAEAANGPVPRPAPFSWPWGEALRVAEEAAPDARVINLETSVTRSGAFAPGKEVHYRMSPDNLPALAAARPDVCVLANNHVLDFGRPGLAETLGALSAAGLRTAGAGHDAGSAWRPAVVPLGGGGRLLVLALAMPSSGVPPDWAATEDRAGVAVVSEPSEAAAHAITGRIRRARRPGDLVVVSVHWGSNWGYGIARQQIRFAHALVDGGADVVHGHSSHHPRPLETYRGKLVLYGCGDLVDDYEGITGYERYRDDLRLLHLARLEPDTGRLTGLRMVPLQARRMTLRHASREDAAWLRTVLDRASRGLGTRLDLDPHGALTLRSA; encoded by the coding sequence ATGGCCAGGGCAGCGGTCACCCTCCTCCTCACGGGCGACGTGATGCTCGGCCGCGGAGTCGACCAGATCCTCCCCGGCGCCGGGGATCCCGCGCTGCGGGAGACGTACACCCCGGACGCCCGCGCCTACGTCGGGCTGGCGGAGGCCGCGAACGGGCCCGTCCCGCGCCCCGCCCCGTTCTCCTGGCCCTGGGGCGAGGCCCTCCGGGTGGCCGAGGAGGCCGCCCCCGACGCCCGCGTGATCAACCTGGAGACGAGCGTCACCCGGAGCGGCGCGTTCGCCCCAGGCAAGGAGGTCCACTACCGGATGAGCCCGGACAACCTCCCCGCGCTGGCGGCGGCCCGCCCGGACGTCTGCGTGCTCGCCAACAACCACGTCCTGGACTTCGGCCGCCCCGGCCTGGCGGAGACCCTCGGCGCCCTGTCCGCCGCCGGGCTCCGCACGGCCGGGGCCGGACACGACGCCGGGTCCGCCTGGCGTCCCGCCGTGGTACCGCTCGGCGGAGGCGGCCGACTCCTGGTGCTCGCCCTCGCCATGCCGTCCAGCGGAGTGCCGCCCGACTGGGCCGCGACGGAGGACCGGGCCGGAGTGGCCGTGGTGAGCGAGCCCTCCGAGGCCGCCGCGCACGCGATCACCGGCCGGATCCGGCGGGCGCGGCGCCCCGGCGACCTCGTCGTCGTCTCCGTCCACTGGGGCTCCAACTGGGGCTACGGCATCGCCCGGCAGCAGATCCGCTTCGCGCACGCGCTCGTCGACGGCGGGGCGGACGTCGTCCACGGCCACTCCTCGCACCACCCCCGCCCGCTGGAGACCTACCGGGGCAAGCTCGTCCTGTACGGCTGCGGAGACCTCGTCGACGACTACGAGGGCATCACCGGCTACGAGCGCTACCGCGACGATCTGCGGCTGCTCCACCTCGCCCGCCTGGAGCCGGACACCGGCCGGCTGACCGGCCTGCGGATGGTGCCCCTGCAGGCCCGGCGCATGACGCTGCGGCATGCCTCCCGGGAGGACGCCGCCTGGCTGCGGACCGTCCTGGACCGGGCGAGCCGCGGCCTCGGCACCCGCCTGGACCTGGACCCGCACGGGGCACTCACCCTGCGGAGCGCCTGA